Proteins from a genomic interval of Pseudomonas paeninsulae:
- a CDS encoding ABC transporter permease — MNAYWYCLQGIVQREWLRFVLQRSRFFSALVRPLLWLLVFAAGFRAALGIAIIAPYDTYITYETYIVPGLACMVLLFNGMQGSLSMVYDREMGSMRVLLTSPLPRAFLLASKLLAIALISLLQVYAFLAIAWLYGVQPPIWGLLSALPALLLVALLLSALGLLLSNGIRQLENFAGVMNFVIFPLFFLSSALYPLWKMREANEWLYWLCALNPFTHAVELVRFALYQRLSLSALLICLGLTALFAVLAVVTFNPQHAALRRAN; from the coding sequence ATGAATGCCTACTGGTACTGCCTGCAAGGTATCGTGCAACGCGAATGGCTGCGCTTTGTGCTGCAGCGTTCGCGCTTCTTCAGCGCCCTGGTGCGCCCACTGCTGTGGCTGCTGGTTTTCGCCGCCGGCTTTCGTGCTGCCCTGGGCATCGCCATCATCGCCCCCTATGACACCTACATCACCTACGAGACCTATATCGTGCCGGGGCTGGCCTGCATGGTCCTGCTGTTCAACGGCATGCAGGGCTCGCTGTCGATGGTTTACGACCGGGAGATGGGCAGCATGCGTGTGCTGCTGACCAGTCCGTTGCCGCGCGCCTTCCTGCTCGCCAGCAAACTGCTGGCCATCGCCCTGATCTCATTGCTGCAGGTCTATGCCTTCCTCGCCATCGCCTGGCTGTATGGCGTACAGCCACCCATCTGGGGCCTGCTCAGCGCCCTACCCGCCCTGCTGCTGGTGGCGCTGTTGCTTAGCGCCCTGGGCTTGCTGCTGTCCAACGGCATTCGTCAACTGGAGAACTTCGCCGGGGTGATGAATTTTGTGATCTTTCCGCTGTTCTTTCTCTCATCGGCGCTCTACCCGCTATGGAAGATGCGCGAAGCCAACGAATGGCTGTACTGGCTCTGCGCGCTCAACCCCTTCACTCACGCGGTCGAACTGGTGCGCTTCGCCCTCTACCAGCGCCTGAGCCTCAGTGCCCTGCTGATCTGCCTGGGCCTGACCGCGCTGTTTGCCGTGCTCGCCGTAGTCACCTTCAACCCGCAACACGCCGCCCTGCGCCGGGCCAACTAA
- a CDS encoding response regulator transcription factor: MYKILIADDHPLFREAIHNVISDGFPGCEIMETADLDSALAMTLENDDLDLILLDLNMPGMHGLNGLINLRNEAPTIPVVIVSAEQDKQIVLQAITYGAVGFITKSSPRAQMTEAIQQILNGNVYLPPDIIRSQKTTSHRTFSDHHGFPQELLQALTRKQLLVLERMTKGESNKQIAYNLDIAETTVKAHVSAILRKLNVHNRVQAILSAGDIDFAAYLRR, translated from the coding sequence ATGTACAAGATTCTGATTGCCGACGACCATCCGCTGTTTCGCGAAGCCATTCACAACGTCATCAGTGACGGCTTTCCTGGATGCGAAATCATGGAAACCGCTGACCTCGACAGCGCCCTGGCCATGACCCTGGAAAACGACGACCTCGACCTGATCCTGCTCGACCTGAACATGCCCGGCATGCACGGCCTGAACGGTTTGATCAACCTGCGCAACGAAGCGCCGACCATCCCGGTGGTGATCGTATCCGCCGAGCAGGACAAGCAGATCGTGCTCCAGGCCATCACCTATGGTGCGGTCGGCTTCATCACCAAGTCCTCGCCGCGCGCACAGATGACCGAGGCCATCCAGCAGATTCTCAACGGTAATGTCTACCTGCCGCCGGACATCATCCGCTCGCAAAAAACCACCTCCCACCGCACGTTCTCGGACCACCACGGCTTCCCCCAGGAGCTGCTGCAAGCCCTGACCCGCAAACAACTGCTGGTGCTGGAGCGCATGACCAAAGGCGAGTCGAACAAACAGATCGCCTACAACCTGGATATCGCCGAAACCACGGTCAAAGCTCACGTCTCCGCCATCCTGCGCAAACTCAATGTGCACAACCGGGTGCAGGCGATCCTGTCGGCCGGTGATATTGATTTTGCCGCCTATCTGCGCCGTTGA
- the nahK gene encoding hybrid sensor histidine kinase/response regulator NahK/ErcS', with translation MACTSTKPSPESPLAVPVEVDVAELQARCAALERDNHKLKRINSALIERVESVHSRGDDAYAAFQHSVVLAEQVRERTDALNQAMAELKSSNHLLSDARLRAETAHQHLIDAIESISDAFVLFDSEQRIVLFNSRFKSLWAHSRARIGAGTRLAEIKRLSKSTGLVVEEQRGNRDEHMLYRLRDGRWVQVSERPTREGGLVILYTDITEVKLNETLRREQALAQKSRLLQRVMDNLSQGMAMVNAEGQLELWNHRFLDLCGLAPINAHRPFAEVMADSELQLLSPDSRDANGKPIEELELRLYDGRMLEVRTHPLPTGGFVNTFTDITERYRHAEALSESERWIRLITDHVPALIAYLNADLVYDFTNKVYEEWYCWPRGAMLGQSLREVHNEEHCRRLEPYIERALSGESVTFEVAETNHQGQERYMLRSYVPNRQASGEVTGIFVLIRDITERRRTAEALHQAYQHLEQRVRERTAELTDLNAQLRSEIDERTQMEARLREAKGEAEQANLSKTKFLAAVSHDLLQPLNAARLFTSALLEKRELVESAALVRNVSNSLEDVESLLGTLVDISKLDAGVIKPDIAPFAVSELLENLAAEYHQIAGSEGLRLDFIASSALVRSDIQLLARILRNLLSNAIRYTTSGRILLGCRRHRQSLSIEVWDTGIGIAEDKLGEIFQEFKRGDVSHRKQDRGLGLGLAIVDKIAGMLGHRIRVSSQLGKGSMFAIEVPLTTLAPRARVMHDAPDLLIERLSGSRIWVLDNDAAICAGMRTLLEAWGCQVVTALCEEDLARQVDNYHAEADLLIADYHLDDGHNGVDAVALINSRRSTPLPALMITANYSNELKLQMRELGHTLMHKPVRPMKLKTAMSHLLERGAG, from the coding sequence ATGGCATGCACATCAACCAAACCTTCACCGGAGTCGCCATTGGCCGTCCCGGTCGAGGTTGATGTCGCCGAGCTGCAAGCCCGCTGTGCGGCGCTGGAACGGGATAACCACAAGCTCAAGCGGATCAACAGCGCGCTGATCGAGCGGGTCGAGTCGGTCCATTCGCGCGGCGACGATGCCTATGCGGCCTTCCAGCACTCGGTGGTACTGGCCGAACAGGTGCGCGAGCGCACCGATGCGCTGAATCAGGCCATGGCCGAGCTGAAGTCCAGTAATCATCTGCTCAGCGATGCGCGTTTGCGTGCGGAAACTGCCCACCAGCACCTGATCGATGCCATCGAGAGTATTTCCGATGCCTTCGTGCTGTTCGACAGCGAACAACGCATCGTCCTGTTCAACAGCCGCTTCAAATCGTTATGGGCGCACAGCCGTGCGCGCATCGGTGCCGGTACCCGGTTGGCGGAGATCAAGCGCCTGAGCAAGAGTACTGGCCTGGTGGTCGAGGAGCAGCGCGGCAACCGCGACGAGCACATGCTCTACCGCCTGCGCGACGGACGCTGGGTGCAGGTCAGTGAACGGCCGACCCGTGAGGGCGGCCTGGTGATCCTCTACACCGACATTACCGAGGTCAAACTCAACGAAACCCTGCGCCGCGAGCAGGCCCTGGCGCAGAAATCGCGGCTGCTGCAGCGTGTCATGGACAACCTGTCGCAAGGCATGGCCATGGTTAATGCCGAGGGTCAGCTGGAACTGTGGAATCACCGCTTTCTCGACCTCTGCGGTCTGGCACCGATCAACGCCCATCGGCCCTTCGCCGAGGTGATGGCCGACAGCGAGTTGCAACTGCTGAGCCCCGACAGTCGCGATGCCAACGGCAAGCCTATCGAGGAACTGGAGCTGCGCCTGTACGACGGGCGCATGCTCGAGGTGCGCACCCATCCTCTGCCCACCGGCGGCTTCGTCAACACCTTCACCGACATCACCGAGCGCTATCGGCATGCCGAAGCCCTTAGCGAAAGCGAACGCTGGATCCGCCTGATCACCGACCATGTGCCGGCGCTGATTGCCTACCTTAACGCCGATCTGGTCTACGACTTCACCAACAAGGTCTACGAGGAATGGTACTGCTGGCCGCGTGGCGCGATGCTCGGCCAGAGCCTGCGCGAGGTACACAACGAAGAACATTGTCGGCGCCTGGAACCCTATATCGAGCGGGCGCTGTCCGGCGAGAGCGTGACCTTCGAAGTGGCGGAAACCAACCACCAGGGCCAGGAGCGCTACATGCTGCGCTCCTATGTGCCGAACCGCCAGGCCAGCGGCGAGGTGACCGGGATCTTCGTGTTGATCCGCGACATTACCGAGCGCCGCCGCACCGCCGAGGCGTTGCATCAGGCCTACCAGCACCTGGAGCAGCGCGTACGCGAACGCACCGCCGAACTCACCGATCTGAATGCCCAGCTACGCAGCGAAATTGACGAGCGTACGCAGATGGAAGCGCGCCTGCGCGAAGCCAAGGGCGAGGCCGAACAGGCCAACCTGTCGAAAACCAAATTCCTCGCCGCGGTCAGCCACGACCTGCTGCAACCCTTGAACGCCGCCAGGCTGTTCACCAGCGCGTTGCTGGAAAAACGCGAGCTGGTCGAAAGCGCTGCGCTGGTGCGCAACGTCAGCAACTCCCTGGAAGATGTGGAAAGCCTGCTCGGCACCCTGGTGGATATCTCCAAGCTGGATGCCGGGGTGATCAAGCCGGATATCGCCCCGTTCGCCGTCAGCGAACTGCTGGAAAACCTCGCCGCCGAATACCACCAGATTGCCGGCAGCGAAGGTCTGCGCCTGGATTTCATCGCCAGCTCGGCGCTGGTGCGCAGCGACATCCAGTTGCTTGCGCGGATCCTGCGCAACCTGCTCAGCAACGCCATCCGCTACACCACCAGCGGGCGTATTCTGCTCGGCTGCCGCCGGCACCGGCAGAGCCTGTCCATCGAAGTCTGGGACACCGGCATCGGTATCGCCGAGGACAAACTCGGCGAGATTTTCCAGGAATTCAAGCGCGGTGACGTTAGCCACCGCAAACAGGATCGCGGCCTCGGCCTGGGTCTGGCCATCGTCGACAAGATCGCGGGCATGCTCGGCCACCGTATCCGTGTGTCCTCGCAATTGGGCAAGGGCTCGATGTTCGCCATCGAAGTCCCGCTGACCACCCTCGCGCCCAGGGCTCGGGTGATGCATGACGCACCTGATCTGCTGATCGAGCGCCTGAGCGGTTCGCGCATCTGGGTGCTGGATAACGACGCGGCGATCTGCGCCGGCATGCGCACCCTGCTGGAAGCCTGGGGCTGCCAGGTGGTCACCGCGCTCTGCGAAGAAGACCTGGCGCGCCAGGTCGACAACTACCACGCCGAGGCCGACCTGCTGATCGCCGACTACCACCTCGACGACGGCCACAACGGCGTCGACGCCGTGGCCCTGATCAACTCCAGGCGCAGCACGCCGTTACCGGCGCTGATGATCACGGCCAACTACAGCAACGAGCTCAAACTGCAGATGCGCGAACTCGGCCACACCCTGATGCACAAGCCGGTACGGCCGATGAAGCTGAAGACCGCGATGAGTCATTTGCTGGAGCGCGGAGCGGGTTGA
- the nosP gene encoding nitric oxide-sensing protein NosP, with amino-acid sequence MQQERTEGVVTATSSATDVELVAQELARQLIHPHLGFVLFFCSAQYDLASLGEALDQYFGGINLIGCTSAGEITPHGYGRGCVSAVGFDHRSFSIASALIDEMERFSLIDAQQLVERLAKDCRNNELASIKGHSFALTLLDGLSSREEVVLGALSAAFGSIPHFGGSAGDDNHLTHTHVYYGGQFHTGAAVVVLFNTWLDFEVFSTHHIQPCAEKLVVTRADSASRRVFELNAAPAAQEYAELIGVPLEALDHRVFAANPLAVRISDQYYVRSIQRVNEDLSLSFYCAVENGIVLTAMRPGPLLPNLESLFDGLRERLGPLLLTIGCDCFLRRLEIEDDGGVEPVSAFLRSQQVIGFNTYGEQFNGMHINQTFTGVAIGRPGRG; translated from the coding sequence ATGCAGCAGGAACGGACTGAAGGCGTCGTCACCGCTACCTCGAGTGCCACCGATGTGGAACTGGTGGCGCAGGAACTGGCACGTCAGCTGATTCACCCGCACCTGGGCTTCGTGCTGTTCTTCTGTTCGGCGCAATACGACCTGGCAAGCCTCGGTGAGGCGCTGGATCAGTACTTCGGCGGCATCAACCTGATCGGCTGCACCAGCGCCGGGGAAATCACCCCGCATGGCTACGGCCGTGGCTGTGTTAGTGCGGTCGGTTTCGATCACCGCAGCTTCTCGATTGCCAGTGCGTTGATCGACGAAATGGAGCGTTTCAGCCTGATCGACGCCCAGCAGTTGGTCGAACGTCTGGCCAAGGATTGTCGCAACAACGAGCTGGCTTCGATCAAGGGCCACAGCTTCGCCCTGACCCTGCTCGATGGTTTGTCCAGCCGCGAGGAGGTGGTGCTCGGCGCACTCAGTGCGGCGTTCGGCAGCATCCCGCATTTCGGCGGTTCGGCCGGCGACGACAACCACCTGACCCATACCCACGTCTACTACGGCGGTCAGTTCCACACCGGTGCGGCGGTGGTGGTGCTGTTCAACACCTGGCTGGATTTTGAGGTGTTCAGCACCCATCACATCCAACCCTGCGCCGAGAAACTGGTGGTGACCCGGGCCGACAGCGCCAGCCGGCGCGTATTCGAGCTGAACGCGGCGCCGGCCGCGCAGGAATACGCCGAGTTGATCGGCGTGCCGCTGGAGGCCCTCGATCACCGGGTGTTCGCCGCCAATCCCCTGGCCGTGCGCATCAGCGACCAGTACTACGTGCGCTCGATCCAGCGGGTCAATGAAGACCTCAGCTTGAGTTTCTATTGTGCGGTGGAGAACGGCATCGTCCTTACCGCCATGCGTCCCGGGCCACTATTGCCCAACCTGGAAAGCCTGTTCGACGGTCTGCGCGAGCGCCTCGGCCCCTTGCTGCTGACCATCGGCTGCGACTGTTTTCTGCGGCGCCTGGAGATCGAGGACGACGGCGGTGTCGAGCCGGTCTCGGCGTTCCTGCGCAGCCAGCAAGTCATAGGGTTCAATACCTACGGGGAGCAGTTCAATGGCATGCACATCAACCAAACCTTCACCGGAGTCGCCATTGGCCGTCCCGGTCGAGGTTGA
- a CDS encoding porin produces MHNKKIANTRFLPLALTAAVALATAQQAAAEIVLYDQDGTTFSTDGYVNAFYVNSDVDRDGEQFDRRQARVKMGFLPNWIGFNFGKQIDDLKLGGRSSFWVTINDSETNGTATAIDVRQFYGTVASPEWGEVLVGKDFGLFSRSNIFRDEMLAGYGNVSDTLGLVDGGGVSFGNIGTGYPYPFPTAQITYRNNGLAEGLNLAVGIMDPVDTSDDGAGKSYQDQPRFESEVSYQFDLAGATIYSWLNGAYQSSESTDNSVDTVTSQGVGYGMQAKMGGVSLTASGFQAEGMNPFFTNNAGEPTLREIDSDGYLLQGSYTFGKNRVALSYGKTEDDGNGLGTAADYETRGVAYFRTINDNLMLVAEYNQYQIDAATGSGLNEDTDTLAVGAVLNW; encoded by the coding sequence ATGCACAACAAGAAGATCGCCAACACCCGATTCCTGCCTCTGGCTCTGACTGCCGCCGTCGCCCTGGCAACAGCCCAGCAAGCGGCCGCGGAAATCGTCCTGTATGACCAGGACGGCACCACCTTCTCCACTGACGGTTACGTCAACGCCTTCTATGTGAACAGCGATGTCGATCGCGATGGTGAGCAGTTCGACCGCCGCCAGGCGCGGGTGAAGATGGGCTTCCTGCCTAACTGGATCGGCTTCAACTTCGGCAAGCAGATCGACGACCTCAAGCTCGGTGGCCGTTCTTCGTTCTGGGTGACGATCAACGACAGTGAAACCAATGGCACCGCCACCGCCATCGACGTACGCCAGTTCTACGGTACCGTCGCCAGTCCTGAGTGGGGCGAAGTGCTGGTGGGTAAAGACTTCGGTCTGTTCTCACGTTCGAACATCTTCCGCGACGAGATGCTGGCGGGTTACGGCAACGTCAGCGATACCCTGGGCCTGGTCGATGGCGGCGGCGTATCGTTCGGCAATATCGGCACCGGCTACCCGTACCCGTTCCCGACCGCGCAGATCACCTACCGCAACAACGGTCTGGCCGAAGGTCTGAATCTTGCCGTTGGCATCATGGACCCGGTGGATACCAGTGACGATGGCGCCGGCAAGTCCTATCAGGATCAGCCACGCTTCGAGTCGGAAGTCAGCTACCAGTTCGATCTTGCCGGCGCGACCATTTATTCCTGGCTCAACGGTGCCTACCAGTCCTCGGAAAGCACCGACAACAGCGTCGATACCGTGACTTCACAGGGCGTCGGCTACGGCATGCAGGCCAAGATGGGCGGCGTCTCCCTGACCGCTTCGGGCTTCCAGGCCGAAGGCATGAACCCCTTCTTCACCAATAACGCCGGTGAGCCGACCCTGCGTGAAATCGACAGCGACGGCTACTTGCTGCAGGGCTCCTACACCTTCGGCAAGAACCGCGTGGCGCTGTCCTATGGCAAGACCGAGGATGACGGCAACGGTCTGGGTACTGCGGCCGACTACGAAACCCGTGGCGTCGCCTACTTTCGCACCATCAATGACAACCTCATGTTGGTCGCCGAGTACAACCAGTACCAGATCGATGCCGCCACCGGCAGCGGTCTGAATGAAGACACCGACACCTTAGCCGTCGGTGCCGTGCTGAACTGGTAA
- the pqqF gene encoding pyrroloquinoline quinone biosynthesis protein PqqF, translated as MPAVCNLPSLNVVPPECRQLANGLQVAMLSLPGTAKTAISVRVAVGSHDEPADYPGMAHFLEHLLFLGSSAYAVEQSLMAFVQACGGQVNASTQARHTDYFCEVPADRLDEALARLLDMLAHPLLDQAAQLREREVVHAEFLARGQDPDTLVAVALGQALPVGHRFAAFQAGNRDSLAVEQAAFQQSLQAFHQRFYQAGQLSLMVVGPQTFDELDELVQRHAAALPGRGRQRQSSPAPLLPLCVQQMCMTLPGGAPSLQLGFVLEWTEPDLDQALDYLQTWLRSEAPAGLLAGLREAQLCQGLQVRLVYRYADQAMLLLSFVGVDEAAATQAAIVAAVLGWLSFFAGADQRGVLYERYQAIQGQRLHSMQALALARHWQDCLAAGWTPDAGLSAAGQAALAGLLAQMQDARRLLQLFASTRPMPSWPAPGFALRMQETPPVSAAPCTWLWQLPPANPFLEPAAVAMPALGIALQMRWFPVPATGEGAPGVAGQARLYWCCWLAERVDADELQALLRVALRTLAADAAEVGVAVQLTARDDGWQLSLQGSAGLLPAVVQQVLVALLCPAPAAWQQGPREARQAVIQAQAEMPFRQLLGRLPELFAAPRRECTALTPQRLQECYRQARFDGLGVGMDAVGQAAIERLFSSVAPLSTPEPSAMGPVGRYWQDAAIDCSDAALLLFCPLPAPDAATEAAWRLLAQFCQGAFYQRLRSELQLGYAVYCGFRQVQAHRGIVFVVQSPHASAEQIIGYIEAFLQVQGERLAALEDQALALTAAELRRQAPSSPQDLAEQHWQAHLAGFSTAHETAVLQALATLERPQLLAAHRQLSQAQGSWRVLATAAKPAAGWSSPS; from the coding sequence ATGCCTGCCGTCTGTAACTTGCCGTCGCTCAATGTTGTCCCGCCGGAGTGTCGGCAATTGGCTAACGGGCTGCAGGTGGCCATGCTCAGTCTGCCGGGTACGGCCAAGACGGCGATCAGCGTGCGGGTTGCGGTGGGCAGCCATGATGAGCCGGCGGATTACCCCGGCATGGCGCATTTTCTCGAGCACCTGCTGTTTCTCGGCAGCAGTGCTTATGCCGTCGAGCAGAGTCTGATGGCATTCGTGCAGGCCTGCGGCGGGCAGGTCAATGCCTCGACCCAGGCGCGTCACACCGATTATTTCTGCGAGGTGCCGGCGGATCGACTCGACGAGGCCTTGGCCCGCTTGCTCGATATGCTGGCCCATCCGCTGCTGGATCAGGCGGCGCAGTTGCGCGAGCGTGAGGTGGTGCATGCCGAGTTCCTCGCCCGCGGCCAAGATCCCGACACCCTGGTGGCGGTGGCGCTGGGTCAGGCGTTGCCGGTTGGACATCGGTTCGCGGCTTTCCAGGCCGGCAACCGTGACAGCTTGGCCGTCGAACAGGCCGCCTTCCAGCAGTCGTTGCAGGCGTTTCACCAGCGTTTCTACCAGGCCGGACAACTGTCGCTGATGGTGGTTGGCCCGCAGACATTCGATGAGTTGGATGAACTGGTTCAGCGCCACGCTGCAGCCTTGCCGGGTCGGGGCCGCCAGCGGCAATCGTCCCCGGCACCGTTATTACCGCTGTGCGTGCAGCAGATGTGCATGACCCTGCCTGGCGGTGCGCCATCCCTGCAGTTGGGCTTCGTCCTCGAGTGGACAGAGCCAGACTTGGATCAAGCTCTGGATTATCTGCAGACCTGGCTGCGCTCAGAGGCGCCGGCGGGCTTGCTCGCTGGCTTGCGCGAGGCGCAACTGTGCCAAGGGCTGCAGGTTCGGCTGGTGTATCGCTACGCCGATCAGGCCATGTTGCTGCTGAGCTTTGTTGGCGTCGATGAGGCAGCCGCAACCCAGGCCGCGATTGTGGCCGCCGTGCTGGGCTGGTTGAGCTTCTTTGCCGGTGCCGATCAGCGTGGGGTTTTGTACGAGCGCTATCAGGCGATCCAGGGCCAGCGCCTGCACAGCATGCAGGCGCTGGCCCTGGCGCGTCATTGGCAGGATTGTCTGGCGGCAGGTTGGACCCCGGACGCTGGCTTGAGCGCGGCAGGGCAGGCCGCGCTGGCGGGGCTGTTGGCGCAGATGCAGGACGCCCGGCGTCTACTGCAACTGTTCGCCAGCACCCGGCCAATGCCCAGTTGGCCGGCTCCTGGCTTTGCCTTGCGGATGCAGGAAACGCCGCCGGTCAGCGCAGCGCCTTGCACCTGGCTATGGCAGTTGCCGCCGGCCAATCCATTTCTCGAACCTGCAGCTGTGGCAATGCCTGCCCTTGGCATCGCGCTCCAGATGCGCTGGTTTCCAGTTCCCGCCACGGGGGAGGGCGCACCGGGTGTTGCTGGCCAAGCCAGGCTCTATTGGTGCTGCTGGCTGGCCGAGCGGGTCGATGCCGACGAGTTGCAGGCGCTGTTGCGGGTGGCATTGCGAACCCTCGCAGCCGATGCGGCGGAGGTCGGGGTCGCAGTGCAATTGACCGCTCGGGACGATGGCTGGCAACTGTCGCTGCAGGGATCTGCCGGGTTGTTGCCTGCGGTCGTGCAGCAGGTGCTGGTAGCGCTGCTTTGTCCTGCGCCCGCTGCCTGGCAGCAAGGGCCGCGCGAGGCCCGGCAGGCTGTCATTCAGGCGCAAGCCGAGATGCCATTTAGGCAACTGCTCGGACGTTTGCCCGAGTTGTTCGCTGCGCCCAGGCGCGAGTGCACCGCGTTGACCCCGCAACGCCTGCAAGAGTGCTACCGACAGGCGCGGTTTGACGGTCTGGGCGTGGGGATGGATGCTGTCGGCCAAGCCGCGATCGAACGATTGTTCAGCTCGGTAGCGCCGCTGAGCACGCCAGAACCCTCAGCAATGGGTCCCGTTGGGCGTTACTGGCAAGACGCGGCCATCGACTGCAGTGACGCGGCGTTGCTGCTGTTCTGCCCGTTGCCGGCCCCGGATGCAGCGACCGAGGCCGCGTGGCGATTGCTCGCGCAGTTCTGCCAGGGCGCGTTTTACCAGCGTCTACGTAGCGAGTTGCAACTGGGCTATGCGGTGTACTGCGGATTCCGTCAGGTGCAGGCGCATCGCGGCATTGTGTTTGTCGTGCAGTCGCCACATGCGTCGGCTGAGCAAATCATCGGGTATATCGAGGCGTTTCTCCAGGTCCAGGGCGAGCGCCTGGCCGCCCTGGAGGATCAGGCGCTGGCGCTGACGGCCGCCGAGCTTCGTCGGCAGGCGCCCAGTAGTCCGCAGGATCTGGCCGAACAGCATTGGCAAGCGCACCTGGCCGGTTTTTCCACGGCGCACGAGACGGCCGTGTTGCAGGCCCTGGCCACGCTCGAACGGCCGCAGTTACTGGCAGCGCATCGTCAACTGAGCCAGGCCCAGGGCAGTTGGCGAGTGCTGGCCACCGCCGCCAAACCGGCGGCCGGCTGGTCATCGCCTAGCTGA